A segment of the Triticum urartu cultivar G1812 chromosome 1, Tu2.1, whole genome shotgun sequence genome:
tgctacaaagctcccactcactttcttgtaaatacaggcttctccaaaagtctgtataaaaccatatgctttgatacctcatcaaagcatatattccaactctgagatgcttgcactagtccatagatggatcgctggagcttgcacactttgttagcacctttaggatcgacaaaaccttctggttgcatcatatacaactcctctttgaggtatccattaaggaatgcagttttgacatccatttgccagatttcataatcataaaatgcgggaattgctaacatgattcggatagacttaagcatcgctacgagtgagaaagtctcatcgtagtcaactccttgaacttgtcgaaaacctttcgcaacaagtcgagctttgtagacagtaacattaccattaGCGTCAGTCTTCCTCTTAAAAACCCATTTATTTtaaatggcttgccgatcatcaggcaagtcaaccaaagtccacactttgttctcatacatggatcccatctcagatttcatggccttaagccattttgcggaatctgggctcatcatcgcttcctcatagttcgtaggttcatcatggtctagtaacatgacttccagaaccgggttaccataccactctggtgcgaaacacactctggttgacctacgaggttcagtagtaacttgatctgaagtctcatgatcatcatcattagcttcctcgctGATTGGTgcaggaatcactggaactagtttcagtgatgtactactttccaattcgggagaaggtacaattacctcatcaagttccactttcctcccactcacttctttctagagaaactccttctctagaaagggtccattcttagcaacgaatatcttgcctttggatctgtgatagaaggcgTACCccacagtttcctttgggtatcctatgaagacacatttctctaacttgggttcgagcttatcaggttgaagctttttcacataagcatcgcagccccaaactttaagaaacgacaacttgggtttcttgccaaaccacagttcataaggtgtcgtctcaacagacttagatggtgccctatttaacgtgaatgcagttgtctctaaagcataaccccaaaatgatagtggtaaatcggtaagagacatcatagatcgcaccatatctaataaagtatggttacgacatTTAGACACGCTAGGGCTGGGCATAAAAACCGACCAACCGAAAACTGAATCGAAACCGAAACCAAATAAACCGAATTTTCGGTTTTTTTATTATGTACAGGAAAATTCGGTTAGCTGGGCTACTAACCGAACTAAATTCGGTCGGTTCGGTATATTTATTGGTTAACCGAGATGGCCGAATCCCAGTCCACTCCACTCGTCGCCCCTGGCCCAATACAAGCCCACCCCACCCACCAGCCCCCCGTAGCCCACGTCTCCCCACCACCAAGCCAAGTAGCCAAGAGCCAACCATCCCCACGTctccccaccccccccccccgactaGAAAACTGAAAACCTAATCCCCTGCGGCCCTGCCCTATGCCCCTACCTACTcagccgccggccgccgccgctaCTCATCTGAGCGGCTGAGACGTCGCCGGCGCCACCACATCTTCTCCCCCGCCCGCCACCCCCGACGCCGTCGCTGGGGACTACGCCGCATCTGCacgaaggaaggagaggagaggatCAGAGGAGCAGGGAGACAAGGATCGGCCGTCGCGGCGTCGCCCATCCGTCGTTTCACCTCTCCAACTCAACGGCGACCGCCGGTCCACCTCATCGACCTCGACAGCATCTCGGGGGTGTCTTCTCCAGTTCGTCACCACGTCTTCCACGGGAGAAACGGAACATTCAGTCAATGTAATATGCCCAGTGTCCCATCTTTTGTCTCCAATTTCTGTTTCATTCTTTGTGAGTAGATGCGTAGATGGTAAACTTGGATGCAATTGTTGTTTAATTCTTCCAATCTTGTGAGTAGATGCCTAATTCTGCTACATATAGTTGTCCGGTGTCTTTTAGTCTGTTAGATTCATGCGACTAATATTCAGCATGTAAATGAACTTGTATAAATATTCACCATGGAAATGAACTTGTAATATTCAGCATGGAAATATTCAGCATGTGTCTGACTGTAAATGGAAATATTCATGTGTCTTTTAGTCTGAATTCTAGTGTCTGACTGTCTGCTTGTAATATTCAGCATGGAAATGAACTTGTATAAATATTGTGTACTAGTAGTCTCTTACTGCTGCAGTTTTTGCAATGAAGACATTGTTTTGCCATTAGTATTCCTCCCATCTTAGTGTGGGAATGAACTCGTATAAATTGTTGCTGAACCTGCTATTTTTCAACTGGAAATTCTCAGCCATCTAGTAGTACTTAGTGCACTCACACTGTACATACTGATTTTAGTAGATGCATTTTGGTAACTTGTATTTTGGACATCTTGTTTAATTCTTCTTGCAAGTAATTAGTATAGATGATTGATCACAAGAATTCTAATTATGTTATTGTTTTTAGATGGTTGAACCTGGTGGGCTTGGTGATGAGTTTACTGAAGAGGAGATGCAAGTTTatgaggaagaagaaagaaagattTAGGAGTGGGAAAAGAGAAAGAAGGAGATGGATGAACGGCCTACAAGAAGGCAGATGAAAAAAAGATCACCAATGTGGGATCACTTTTCTGAGGTACTAGTTGATGGTCTTCGCAAGTTTGGAAAGTGCAAGTATTGCAATCGTGATATCAAGGCTGTTCCAGGGACTAACGGTACATCTGCCTTAAAAAGTCATTTTGGTACTTGCAAGTTTAATCCTCATAGTGATAGGAATAAGAATCAAGGTACTTTGCAAATAATCCAAGGGGAAAGTCCTACAGTGCATAAATCTGATCCTGAAGCACTAAGGAGAGCTATTGCTAAGATGATTATAGTAGATGAGCTTCCCTTTGCATTTACTAAAAAAACTGGTTTTAGAGAAGTGATGTCAATTGCATGTCCACGATTCAATATGCCTTCTAGAAGAACATGCACTCGGGATGTTGTCAAGCTTTATTTTGAAGAGAGAGCAAAGCTAaaactttttttcaaaaaatcatgtCAAAGAACGTGTCTCACTACTGATGGTTGGACTTCTCAAACACAAGATTGTTATATGACAGTCACGGCACATTTTATTGACCCTCAATGGAATTTGCACAAGAAGATCATTAGTTTTTTCTTAGTAAAAGGTCATAAGGGAGATGATATTGGAAAGGCCTTAGAGCAATGCTTGATGGAGTGGGGATAAACAAAGTTATGACAATAACTGTTGATAATGCTAGCGCGAATGATGGTGGTGTAGGTTAAATAAGGAAGAAAATGATCAAAACTGGAAATAGCATAGCTGAAGGTAAATATTTGCATATGAGATGTGCTGCCCATATTATAAATCTGATTGTCACTGACGGTTTAAAGGAGTTGGATGAATCAGTTAAGCATGTGCGAGCTGCGGTTAGATATATAAGACATGGGCCATCTAGAATTACAAGATTTAAAGAGCTTGCTGCATTATAAAAGTTGGACAGCGAGGCATTCTTGTTTTTGGATGTATGCACTAGATGGAATTCCACATACCTAATGTTAAAAACTACAATCAACTTTGAGAAAGTGTTTGCAAGGTATGAGGAAGAAGATCCACTCTATACATTGGATTTAATGAGTGAGAAAGCTCCTGGTATTCCTGTTGATTGTGATTGGGAGAATGCTAGGAAAATGGCTGAATTTCTTGGACATTTTTATGAGCTAACTCTTAGTGTTTCCGCCACACTCCATGTGACCGTGAATCAATTTGTCATGGATATTGCTGAAGTTAATGTTGTGTTGGAAGAGTGGGCTGATAGTGATGATATTTTGTGCAAAATAATGGCCAAGAAAATGCAAGAAAAGTATGATAAGTATTGGGGATGTTGGCATGAGGAGGTGGAGAAGGAGAATGACGAGGGGAAGGGGAAagggaaaggaaagaagaaggaagaggagAATGTGAACATGTTTGTATTTGCTGCAGCTGTTCTTGATCCTAGATTCAAGCTATCAAATTTCACAAAACTAGCAATTGAAGAAATGTATGGTGAGTTAAATGGAGGCAAAGCTTGGGAAACGGCGAAAACATTTGTGCATGCTTTGTTTGAAGAGTACAAAGCTAAGTATGCACCAAGTGATGCAAGTAAGCATGTGGGTGCTCCACAATCTGAACCAACTCAAAAAAGGGAAGGAAGGAAATTGGTGTCTCAGATAAATAAAAAGTTGAGAATTGGTGATGGTGGTGAAACTAGCATGAGCAAATCTGAATTGGAGAAATACTTGCATGAAGAGAATGAAGTTAATAGGGATGATTTTGACACTCTAAAATGGTGGAAGAACAATGTTGCTAGATTCCCAATATTGGCAAGAATGGCCCGTGATGTGTTAGTTGTTCCGGTATCAATGGTTGCATCCGAGTCAGCATTTAGCACAAGTGGACGCATCCTAAATGAGTTTAGAACCTCACTTACACCATTCATGGTCCAAGCTCTTGTTTGTACCCAAGATTGGCTAAGGGGTGCTATTACTATCGACAttgaagaagatgaagaggaatTGTTAATCCTGGAAAAGGGTAACATGTTGTGATTGttttccatatatttttctttctttctgaCTTCCTATGCTTATTATATGTTTATTTCATTCTTTTCCAGAATTAATTGAAGAGTTTGGTAGTACAAATTCATTTGCGTCGAAGGCAAGCAGTAGCAAGTCTGTTTGCAAGCCATCTGGGGCTGGGTCATCTTGCCCGCCTCCATCCTCTACTTAAATGTTGGTGAGTGAGTTGCAAGAGATGCTCTTAGGTTGCACATGTTTCACTTTGTAGAAATCCTCTTCATCATGCACATGTTTCACTACATCTCTGTTCATTTTACAAGAAGGATGCTCCTGTTCATGTTCTTAGCTCTGTACTCATTTTTTGTATTATAAATACATATCCTGTTCATATTAATATTTATGTATGTTAGAAGTTAAAGATGCTCCTGTAAATTTTGTTTTCCTGGCTGTTCATTTCTAATTATAACTTGTAATTTTTCCTACTGTGGCTACAGGGACCGACATGTTGCTTGGTGGCTTGCTGAGAGTGGGAGTCCTACTGTTGGCCTGTTGGGTGCTGGGCTGGTTGCTGGCTTCTCTTGAAGACTCCAACTTAGGAACTGGAGCACATCTGCAGTGCACTTTTTGGTGGCATTTCAAAATTTGGTTGTTTGCCTTGTTTTAAAGTGTAATAAGTAGACTTTGATTTTGATTGGTTGTGTGCTGCACTTCATTATTGTGGAGAACTTATCAGTTTGCCCTGTCTTGGAATTTTTGTAGACGCACTTGTGATATATGCTATTATGCACTTACTACTTTGTCCTACTGTTATGCTTTTATGCATGAACTTGTCCTACTGTTATGCTATTTTGCTGATTCCTTTCTTGCACTTATGAGATATGCTGGAACTTCGTTGGTTGTGTTAATATGTTGCCAATTTTTTTCTTTACAATATGCATGCTATCAAAAAATGTTATAAAACTGAAACTGGAATTTCTGAACATGGTACAGAATTCGGTTAACACCGAAAACCGAACCGAACTTTTGGTTAACCGAAATTTCAGTTAGCACAATTTTAGTACCAAATTCGGTTACCATATCTGTAAACCGAATTGATGAAAAAACCGAACAACAGAAACCGAAATTTCGGTTTCTACCGAACGCCCAGGCCTAAGACAcgccattacgctatggtgtttcaggtggcgtgagctgtggaactattccacattgtttcaaatgaagaccaaactcgtaactcaaatattcacctccgcgatcacatggtagaaactttattttcttgttacgatgattctctacttcactctgaaattctttgaacttttcaaatgtttcagacttgtgcttcatcaagaagatatacccatatctgctcaaatcatcagtgaaggtcagaaaataacgacacccgccgcgagccttgatacatctctgtcgtatctataatttttgattgttccatgccattattattcaactttcatatactttttggcaactttttatactatttttgggactaacatattgatccagtgctcagtgccagttcctgtctgttgcatgtttttggtttcgcagaatatccatatcaaacggagtccaaacgggataaaaacgaacggagcttatttttggaatatttggaaaatctggGAGAAAGATCAACGCGAAACGGTgtccgaggtggccacgaggcaggggcccaCGCCCGTaccaggagggcgcgccccccaccctcgtgggccacccgtaaggcggttgatgcccttattcggccgcaagaaatctaatttttggagaaaaaaatcacggcgaaggttttagtccaatcggagttacggatctccggatataaaagaaacggtgaaaaggcagcagaacagaacgcagaaatagagagatagatccaatctcggaggggctctcgcccctcccatgccatggaggccaagaaccagaggggaaacccttctcccatctagggaggaggtcaaggaagaagaagacgaaggggccccctctccccttctcttccggtggcgccggaacaccgccgtggccatcatcatcaccgcaatcttcaccaacaacttcaccgccatcatcaccaactcttcccccctctatgcagcggtgtaacctctctcttacccgctgtaatctctacttaaacatggtgctcaacgctatatattatttcccaatgatgtatggctatcctatgatgtttgagtagatccgttttgtcctatgggctatttgatgatcaagattggttttagttgcatgttttattattggtgaggtcctatggtgctctccgtgtcgcgcaagcgtgagggattcccgctgtagggtttgcaatatgttcatgatttgcttatggtgggtggcgtgagtgacagaagcacagacccgagtaagtaggttgtttgcgtatgggataaaggggacttgatgctttaatgctatggttgggttttaccttaatgatctttagtagttgcggatgcttgctagagttccaatcataagtgcatatgatccaactagAGAAAGTATGTTACCTTATGCCTCTCCCTAAAATAAAATTTCAATAATGATTAccagtctagttatcgattgcctagggacaaataactttctcgtgacaacaaactctttactaaaactaatttagttgtttctttacctaaacagcccctagcttttattttcgtgctctttatattcttgcaaacttatctaacaacacctacaaagtacttctagtttcatacttgttctaggtaaagcgaacgtcaagcgtgcgcagagttgtatcggtggtcgatagaacttgagggaatttatgttctacctttagctcctcgttgggttcgtcactcttacttatcgaaaactgttgtgataccctatacttgtgggttatcaagacctttttctggcgccgttgccagggagtcatagcgtggggtgaatattctcgtgtgtgcttgtttgctttatcactaagtaatttttattttctgttcttagttgttctctatctttagttatggatatggaacacgaaataccaaaaaaattaggtgtacttgctactcatggagatggggaacctcctaaaaccctcgatgctcaatatgtgaaaaatattatgtaccactttgataatcctgagaaaacctcattcaatttgataatgggagtaacattagatcaacgtgaatactttagggattatcacttgacacaaaaagggaaactattatgggatcaaatttatatattgaagtgTTTTGCTCGGCAAGTATGCTTGAATTATGATTATaattgttgctctaggatgaatgctccacaccttccctttctatgaaaatttaatgataatgaaaccttggcttcttatgctagaggtatatatgatttctatgatgtggaacaaatagaagaatttgttgcttttaagggtgcttatgaaattgaatctatgtttgaaaagtatgaagcttttgatgatgatgtttataggcctgaaaatttagctatcctaaaatatttctatgataattatgaatataatgcctatattaatgcacttattacgaaagtctccgctgtccaagaagagactaatattttgcaggggtctatggaagaagaaattgacgaaaatgtgagctcattggatgaaaaagatgatgaggagagcgaagaacaaaaggaggaagagaggattagctacccatgcccaccttctaatgagagtaaccctccaactcatacattgtttaatttcccttcgtgcttaccgaaggatgactgttatgatccctatgattcttttgaaatatccctttttgatgatgcttgctatgcttttggccaagatgccaatgtgaattatgcttatggagatgaacttgctatagttccttatgttaaacatgaaattgttgctattgcacccacgcatgatagtcctattaccTTTTttaattctcccgactacactatatcggagaagtttgtgcttattaaggattatatttatgggttgccttttactactacacatgatgattttgatagatataatatgcatgtgcttgatgctcctacttgcaattattatgagagaggaactatatctccacctctctacgtttccaacacgataaaattgcaagaaactgtttatactatgcattggcctttactatatgtgcatgaattgttcttttatgacatgccgatgcataggaagagagttagacttcgtcattacatgatatatgttgctttgtgctcactactaaattataaatcattgctaattaaaattggctttgatataccttgggatccgggtggattcattacttgagcactatatgcctagcttaatggctttaaagaaagcgctgccagggagacaacccggaagttttagagagtcatttatttctgttgagtgctttcttatagtttaaaaacaacaaaaataaagaggggaacccaaaactttttcaaaaagaaaagtgaaagtgagagagacgagcattgtgaaagtgggggacgtccttgaactttgttcatgcccatgggaactttgtgaatcttaattacagaaaattttcaataaaaataattgtccccttgtacaattccattgtattataaaaataatgtgccaaggtttgcctttaggatgtttacaatgcttgttggtttgtacggtgcaggacagaaacgttggctgtagtgcgcgaattttaattttttactggaacgtcaaatggttctgattctttttgcactgtcttgcTGTACAAATTGTTAATTTTCCTCATTGTGGCAGAATTTTTACAATATCAGAAGTATGGCGAATTTTCAGattgttacagactgttctgttttagacagattctgtttttgatgcatagtttgcttgttttgatgaaactatcaatttatatcagtggattaagccatgaaaaagttatattatagtagacacaatgcaaaaataaaatatgaattggtttgcaacagtacttagagtggtgatttgctttattatactaacggatcttaccgagttttctgttgaagttttgtgtggatgaagtgttcgatgatcgagaaggtttcgatgtgagaagaaggaagagaggcaatagctcaagcttggggatgcccgagacACCCCAAGTAagtattcaaggagactcaagcgtctaagcttggggatgccccggaaggcatcccctctttcttcaacaagtatcggtatgttttcggattcgtttcgttcatgtgatatgtgcaaatcttggagcgtcttttgcatttagttttcaatttttcttttatgaaccatgctggtatgagatggtccttggttgatttatagaatactcattgcacttcacttatatcttttgagtatggctttatagaatgcttcatgtgcttcacttatatcatttgaagttggattgcctgtttctcttcacttagacaaccgccatttgtagaatgctcttttgcttcacttatatttgttagagcttgggaatatcttttgtagaaagaattaaactctcttgc
Coding sequences within it:
- the LOC125528952 gene encoding zinc finger BED domain-containing protein RICESLEEPER 2-like, coding for MLKTTINFEKVFARYEEEDPLYTLDLMSEKAPGIPVDCDWENARKMAEFLGHFYELTLSVSATLHVTVNQFVMDIAEVNVVLEEWADSDDILCKIMAKKMQEKYDKYWGCWHEEVEKENDEGKGKGKGKKKEEENVNMFVFAAAVLDPRFKLSNFTKLAIEEMYGELNGGKAWETAKTFVHALFEEYKAKYAPSDASKHVGAPQSEPTQKREGRKLVSQINKKLRIGDGGETSMSKSELEKYLHEENEVNRDDFDTLKWWKNNVARFPILARMARDVLVVPVSMVASESAFSTSGRILNEFRTSLTPFMVQALVCTQDWLRGAITIDIEEDEEELLILEKELIEEFGSTNSFASKASSSKSVCKPSGAGSSCPPPSST